The following proteins come from a genomic window of Ochotona princeps isolate mOchPri1 chromosome 14, mOchPri1.hap1, whole genome shotgun sequence:
- the LOC131481822 gene encoding umcharacterized LOC128092248 homolog produces MSPTAPLVSAQPETLMQRKSLDWFHRPFKKRT; encoded by the coding sequence ATGTCACCTACGGCCCCCTTGGTCTCAGCCCAGCCCGAAACTTTGATGCAGAGGAAAAGCCTGGATTGgtttcacaggccttttaaaaagCGGACTTAG
- the EXOSC2 gene encoding exosome complex component RRP4, with the protein MAVEMRLPVARKPLSESLGRDTKKHLVVPGDTITTDTGFMRGHGTYMGEEKLVASVAGAVERVNKLICVKALKTRYNGEVGDIVVGRITEVQQKRWKVETNSRLDSVLLLSSMNLPGGELRRRSAEDELAMRGFLQEGDLISAEVQAVFSDGAVSLHTRSLKYGKLGQGVLVQVSPSLVKRQKTHFHDLPCGASVILGNNGFIWIYPTPEYKEEDAGGFVANLEPVSLADREVISRLRNCVMALVSQRMMLYDTSILYCYEASLPHQIKDILKPEITEEIVMETRQRLLEQEG; encoded by the exons ATGGCGGTGGAGATGAGGCTCCCGGTGGCTCGGAAGCCCCTTAGCGAGAGCCTGGGGCGTGACACCAAGAAGCACCTGGTGGTGCCGGGGGACACGATCACCACGGACACGGGCTTCATGCG GGGCCACGGGACGTACATGGGCGAAGAGAAGCTTGTGGCCTCGGTGGCTGGTGCGGTGGAGCGCGTGAATAAGCTCATCTGTGTGAAGGCTTTGAAAACCAG GTACAACGGTGAAGTGGGCGACATCGTAGTGGGGCGCATCACAGAG GTCCAGCAGAAAAGATGGAAGGTGGAGACCAACTCCAGGCTGGACTCGGTCTTGCTGCTGTCATCCATGAACCTCCCTGGAGGAGAGCTG AGGAGGCGGTCTGCAGAGGACGAGCTGGCCATGAGAGGCTTCCTGCAGGAGGGGGATCTCATCAGT GCCGAGGTCCAGGCAGTGTTCTCTGACGGAGCCGTGTCTCTGCACACGAGGAGCCTGAAATACGGAAAA CTGGGCCAGGGCGTGCTGGTGCAGGTCTCACCGTCCCTGGTGAAGCGGCAGAAGACCCACTTCCACGACCTGCCCTGCGGCGCCTCGGTGATCCTGGGCAACAACGGCTTCATCTGGATCTACCCGACCCCCGAGTACAAGGAGGAGGACGCAGGGGGCTTCGTCGCGAACCTGGAG CCCGTCTCCCTGGCCGACCGAGAGGTCATCTCCCGCCTCCGGAACTGCGTCATGGCACTGGTCAGCCAGAGGATGATGCTGTATGACACGAGCATCCTGTACTGCTACGAGGCGTCCCTGCCGCACCAG aTCAAAGATATCTTAAAACCGGAAATAACGGAGGAGATCGTGATGGAGACGCGCCAGAGGCTTCTAGAACAGGAGGGCTAA